In Cydia pomonella isolate Wapato2018A unplaced genomic scaffold, ilCydPomo1 PGA_scaffold_106, whole genome shotgun sequence, a genomic segment contains:
- the LOC133533176 gene encoding uncharacterized protein LOC133533176, whose translation MTDRLAKRQGSEFPQPVSTPPLQTQSKRRQSSAQVRSYQDEKQDRPEKSETPRRHDDIPRKPLPEQQENNWRPDPDTIRVTKSQDSPAKRLRHEAEPLKRAKGVGDSPRLTQAHTPRPDHHKSSPNVASRHKSGSPNKREERKSATYGRSDSKRQESVDQRKMYTASSESELFECAILPIFHKLLTERHKSQPHGLNLTYGVSCPNISIKCDIVEYL comes from the exons ATGACCGACCGGCTAGCGAAG CGGCAAGGGTCAGAATTCCCACAACCAGTAAGCACACCCCCACTTCAGACCCAGAGTAAACGAAGGCAGTCTTCAGCTCAA GTAAGAAGTTATCAAGACGAAAAGCAAGATAGGCCAGAAAAGTCTGAAACACCTCGAAGACACGACGACATACCAAGAAAACCTCTCCCTGAACAACAG GAGAACAACTGGAGACCAGACCCAGACACGATACGAGTGACGAAATCGCAAGACTCGCCAGCGAAGAGGTTACGGCATGAGGCAGAGCCCCTAAAACGGGCGAAGGGTGTTGGTGATTCGCCTAGGTTGACACAGGCGCACACGCCGAGGCCAGACCATCATAAGAGCAGCCCTAACGTCGCGTCGAGGCATAAATCAG GTTCACCAAACAAACGCGAAGAACGCAAATCAGCAACGTACGGGCGCAGTGACTCCAAACGCCAGGAGTCCGTTGACCAACGAAAGATGTACACAGCAAGCTCAGAGTCCGAACTTTTCGAGTGCGCAATCTTACCCATCTTCCACAAATTACTCACAGAGCGGCATAAAAGTCAACCCCATGGTCTCAACCTCACCTATGGCGTCAGCTGTCCTAACATCTCGATAAAATGCGACATAGTTGAATATTTGTAA